The proteins below are encoded in one region of Candidatus Amarolinea dominans:
- a CDS encoding SBBP repeat-containing protein: MSTPSPRLLIFIGTTILLIALTFPGLSNANRTTLADTNPTLDTSSMAPNLQAGNRYAEEATIPEGSIATRNTDVMFIENVGQWANDAHFQLRGGNGTVWLTDNAVWLTLLESRSTEEEHGEPRPTPQFSNSPSAETTRAGNNIRVSFAGANQHPRLEPFDRLDTQVSYFVGNDPNDWHADVPAWAGVRYLGLYPGVDLELLERNNEGVWRLVAEDKGSLDQVRLQIEGAENLSVDDSGHLIMDVAFGRVYGPAVVLIKDRTSVQAQVEGNTVMFKPVEPSDKAPERRQNESLIGSVTVSLTCLAESQHPYANHFDYTWTITNPDIHASGSRVHFSRVETESCCDQVRVLDQNGNIIQSVTGDYPSGLWSDPVPGRVVKVRLTTDYSVTRWGFCADTITSVATAAYGTFLGGSGVDAGHAIIAGGGGIAYVAGETGSSNLPTTPGAFDRSSNGGRDIFVAKLQTTGNGLAFSTFIGGSGDDRAYALSVDAGGAIYLTGSSSSINFPTTPGALDTAYNGNTDVVVVKLNTTGTALLYSTYLGGTATDEAIGLAIDGVGAAYLAGYTVSSNFPTTPGAFDTTWNGGSPYSDAFVAKINPNGGALAYSTFLGDTNEDYANGVAVDGHGNAYVVGWTNSTNFPITVGAFNTTFAGDKDVFVTKLSGSGNNLVYSGLLGGTEDDQGQAVAIDVSGAAYVAGQTSSRNFTIASGAYDSNLGGLWDGFVAKISPAGHALVYSTYLGGSGSDCETSGIHRECVITADASGAAYVVGRTSSSDFPTTVNGFDLSYNGGEDSFMVKFKPDGSGLTFGSFFGGSSSDQALGVAVDTAGSAYFTGRTDSTNFPTTPGSFDTTYNGGSDAFVVKLAVGGTNPPTAPRVIAPIDRPPRNSTVTGSITIFGYAIDLNSGTGTGIDQVHIYLDGPYGTGHIIGAAQYGLSRPDVGNYYHDQRFTPSGWQLAWNTTGVTPGAHSLYLYAHRTTDNRWSLFGPHNITVAGPPTRTPTVTPTPTYAPNVIAPIETPQDGAAVSGSVTISGYAIDRNSRTGTGVNTVHLYLDGPYGTGTFLGQAEYGLSRPDIGTRYGNARFTPSGWRLVWNVGNLSYGTHRLYLYARRSTDGQWAMRGPHYVVIAAPPDPQPCQRYEPNNTLGTATGPLANGQTMEAALCTGDPDDFYYIELSAGATLTLDLNNLPAGTDYDLLLYASTGGTPIAESRNTGIVAERIVKVITAGRYYIRVYPYAGRSDQAYRLHIVWGAASAVETEPSDSDKPPVPLN; the protein is encoded by the coding sequence ATGTCTACACCATCTCCTCGTCTGCTGATCTTCATCGGCACCACTATTCTCTTGATTGCCTTGACCTTTCCCGGATTGTCCAATGCCAACCGCACAACTCTGGCAGACACGAACCCGACGCTTGATACTTCATCTATGGCTCCCAACTTACAGGCAGGCAATCGTTATGCGGAGGAAGCCACGATACCGGAAGGCTCAATTGCGACGCGCAACACGGACGTCATGTTCATCGAGAACGTGGGTCAGTGGGCTAATGACGCGCACTTCCAGCTCCGGGGCGGCAACGGGACCGTATGGTTGACCGACAATGCTGTATGGTTGACTCTGCTAGAGTCTCGCAGTACCGAAGAAGAGCATGGGGAGCCAAGGCCCACGCCTCAGTTTTCAAATTCACCAAGCGCAGAGACAACTCGGGCGGGAAACAACATCAGAGTGAGTTTCGCTGGCGCAAATCAACATCCACGCCTGGAACCTTTCGACCGCCTGGATACGCAAGTGTCCTACTTCGTTGGTAACGATCCGAATGACTGGCATGCAGACGTACCTGCGTGGGCAGGTGTCCGCTATTTGGGTCTATATCCTGGTGTTGATCTGGAGTTGCTTGAGCGAAACAACGAAGGAGTGTGGCGGTTAGTAGCAGAAGACAAAGGAAGTCTCGATCAGGTTCGTTTGCAGATCGAAGGAGCCGAGAATCTCTCCGTTGATGACTCGGGCCACTTGATCATGGATGTGGCTTTCGGCAGAGTATACGGTCCGGCTGTGGTGTTGATCAAAGACCGTACATCAGTCCAAGCTCAGGTTGAAGGCAACACTGTGATGTTCAAGCCAGTCGAGCCATCGGACAAAGCACCTGAGCGCCGGCAGAATGAGAGCCTAATTGGCAGTGTCACGGTTTCGCTTACTTGCTTAGCCGAGTCACAGCATCCTTACGCCAATCACTTTGACTACACATGGACGATAACCAATCCTGATATCCATGCCTCCGGGTCACGCGTTCATTTCTCGCGCGTGGAGACCGAAAGCTGTTGTGACCAGGTTCGTGTTCTCGATCAGAACGGCAACATCATCCAATCCGTCACGGGTGATTATCCCAGCGGTTTGTGGAGCGACCCCGTGCCCGGTCGAGTTGTGAAAGTGCGGCTAACGACAGACTATAGTGTCACGCGTTGGGGCTTTTGCGCGGATACGATCACGTCTGTGGCGACGGCAGCCTATGGCACGTTCTTGGGTGGCAGTGGTGTGGATGCTGGACATGCCATCATTGCCGGTGGCGGGGGCATCGCCTATGTTGCTGGAGAGACCGGCTCGAGCAACCTCCCTACCACACCTGGGGCATTCGATAGGAGTTCCAACGGGGGTCGGGACATTTTTGTGGCCAAGTTGCAGACAACAGGCAATGGGCTGGCGTTTAGTACCTTCATCGGTGGCAGCGGCGATGATCGAGCTTATGCACTCTCGGTAGATGCGGGTGGGGCGATCTACTTAACGGGTTCATCCTCCTCGATCAATTTTCCCACGACACCGGGTGCTCTCGATACCGCCTACAATGGGAACACCGATGTAGTTGTGGTCAAGCTCAACACCACCGGCACTGCACTGCTCTACAGCACCTATTTGGGCGGCACCGCAACCGACGAAGCCATTGGGTTGGCGATTGACGGAGTTGGCGCAGCCTACTTGGCTGGCTATACAGTATCGTCTAATTTTCCTACCACGCCTGGGGCTTTTGACACGACCTGGAACGGTGGCTCGCCCTATAGTGACGCATTTGTAGCAAAGATCAATCCGAACGGCGGCGCCCTGGCGTATAGTACGTTTCTCGGTGATACCAACGAGGATTATGCAAATGGCGTCGCCGTTGACGGTCACGGCAATGCTTACGTAGTGGGTTGGACGAATTCCACCAATTTTCCTATCACGGTCGGGGCATTTAATACCACTTTTGCTGGTGACAAAGATGTATTTGTCACCAAGCTTAGTGGCTCTGGCAACAATCTGGTCTACAGCGGACTTCTGGGTGGAACAGAGGACGATCAAGGGCAGGCCGTCGCGATAGACGTATCCGGTGCTGCGTACGTGGCTGGTCAGACAAGTTCACGTAACTTCACCATCGCTAGTGGCGCTTATGACAGCAACCTGGGCGGGTTGTGGGATGGATTTGTCGCAAAGATCAGTCCCGCCGGGCATGCTCTGGTTTACAGCACTTATTTGGGTGGGAGCGGCTCAGACTGTGAAACATCCGGGATTCATCGGGAGTGCGTGATCACGGCCGACGCATCCGGCGCAGCTTACGTGGTCGGGCGTACCTCGTCCTCAGACTTTCCCACTACGGTCAACGGCTTTGATCTCAGTTACAATGGAGGTGAGGACAGCTTCATGGTTAAGTTCAAGCCGGACGGGAGCGGGTTGACTTTCGGATCCTTTTTCGGCGGCTCCAGCAGCGATCAGGCGCTAGGAGTTGCCGTGGATACCGCGGGTTCCGCCTATTTCACAGGTCGTACCGATTCGACTAACTTTCCCACCACGCCGGGTAGCTTCGACACGACCTACAACGGCGGCAGTGATGCTTTCGTGGTCAAGCTAGCAGTGGGGGGCACGAATCCACCAACTGCCCCGCGGGTGATTGCGCCAATCGATCGTCCTCCCCGCAATAGCACCGTGACCGGCAGCATTACGATATTCGGTTATGCCATTGATCTCAACAGTGGCACTGGCACCGGCATTGATCAGGTGCATATCTACCTGGACGGCCCCTACGGCACCGGTCATATCATCGGCGCGGCGCAGTACGGGCTGAGCCGACCTGATGTCGGCAACTACTACCATGACCAGCGCTTCACTCCCTCGGGCTGGCAACTAGCCTGGAATACTACGGGCGTTACTCCTGGTGCCCACAGCCTCTACCTCTACGCGCACCGCACCACCGATAATCGCTGGTCGCTGTTTGGCCCGCATAACATCACGGTGGCCGGCCCACCGACGCGCACGCCAACGGTGACGCCCACCCCTACCTATGCGCCCAATGTAATCGCACCAATCGAAACGCCACAGGACGGCGCCGCCGTATCAGGCTCGGTGACCATCTCGGGGTATGCGATTGACCGCAACAGTCGGACTGGCACGGGGGTGAACACGGTCCACCTCTACTTGGATGGCCCATATGGGACGGGAACGTTCCTGGGACAGGCTGAATACGGCCTGAGTCGCCCTGACATTGGCACGCGCTATGGCAATGCCCGCTTCACGCCTTCGGGTTGGCGACTGGTCTGGAACGTGGGCAATCTGAGCTATGGCACCCATCGCCTGTACCTGTACGCGCGGCGGTCTACGGACGGTCAATGGGCCATGCGCGGACCGCATTATGTGGTCATCGCGGCGCCGCCGGACCCGCAACCTTGTCAGCGCTATGAGCCGAACAACACGTTAGGTACAGCCACGGGTCCCCTGGCCAACGGTCAGACCATGGAAGCCGCCTTGTGTACTGGTGATCCTGATGATTTTTACTACATCGAACTATCGGCAGGGGCGACGTTGACTCTCGACTTGAACAATTTGCCCGCCGGCACTGACTACGATTTGCTCCTTTATGCGTCCACGGGGGGCACTCCCATTGCCGAATCGCGCAACACCGGCATTGTCGCAGAACGGATCGTCAAGGTCATCACAGCCGGGCGCTACTATATCCGTGTGTACCCTTATGCGGGACGCAGCGATCAAGCCTACCGTCTGCACATCGTGTGGGGCGCAGCCTCGGCGGTAGAGACCGAACCAAGCGATTCTGACAAGCCACCCGTCCCGCTCAACTGA